One Urechidicola croceus genomic window, TTTGATAATTTACACAAATTAATCTATGCTACAGATGCCTCAGTCTATAGAAAAATTCCAATAGCAGTAGCTATTCCCAAAAACAATGTAGATTTAAAAAGTCTTATCAATTTTGCACATAAAAATAATACAACCCTCATTCCTAGAGCAGCAGGTACTTCACTTGCTGGTCAATGTGTTGGTGATGGGATTATTGTTGATACTTCAAAATATTTCAATAAAATTATATCATTTGACAAGTCAAATAAATCAATAATAATACAGCCTGGAATCATTCGTGATGAATTAAATCTTTTTTTAAAACCACACGGATTATTTTTTGCCCCAAACACTTCCACTTCCAATCGCTGTATGATTGGTGGAATGGTTGGTAACAATTCTTCAGGAACAACATCAATTAAATATGGAGTGACAAGAGATAAAGTTACTCGTTTAAAAGCAATTCTTTCTGATGGTAATGAAGTTGAATTTGGCCCAATTACTTCCTCTAAATTTATAGAGAAAACTAAAGGAGATTCTTTAGAAAGTAAAATTTACAAAACTATTTTTGATGAATTGTCTAATGAAGATCATCAAATAGAAATAAAAAAAGAATTTCCTAAAGAAACAATTCATAGAAGAAATAATGGATATGCCATTGATGAATTATTAAAATCTGATTTATTTGGTGGAACCGAATCTACTATCAATTTATGTAAATTATTGTGTGGTAGTGAAGGAACATTAGCTTTCACAACTGAAATAACTCTTAAATTGGATGAATTGCCTCCAAAGGAAAGTGTTATGGTTGCTGTACATTTTGAAACTATTCAACAAAGTATGGAAGCCGTTGTTGTCGCAATGAAACACAACTTGTATTTGTGTGAGTTGATGGATAAAACTATTTTAGATTGTACTAAAAACAATCGTGAGCAACTCCAAAACAGATTTTTCATTGAAGGTGATCCTAAAGCAATTCTAATGCTTGAATTGTCTTCTGATTCAAAGGAGGAATCAAATAAATTAGCCGATAATTTAATAGCTGACTTAAAAACTCACAATTTTGGTTACGCTTACCCAAAATTATTTGGAAGTGATATTGACAAAGCAATTACACTAAGAAAAGCAGGGTTAGGATTGCTGGGAAATATCATTGGAGATGATAAAGCCGTTGCTTGTATTGAAGATACTGCAGTTGAAGTATCTGACCTTCCCAATTATATTGCAGAATTTTCTAAAATGATGGAAGATTTTGGTCAAGAAGCAGTGTATTACGCACATGCTGGTGCCGGTGAAATTCACCTCCGTCCTATTCTCAATTTAAAAAAGAAAGAAGATGTTGTTTTATTTAGAGAAATCACCGCAAAAACGGCAAAATTGGTCAAAAAATATGGCGGTTCTTTTAGTGGTGAACATGGAGATGGAATTGTAAGAGCCGAATTTATTCCGTTAATGATTGGTCATCATAATTATGAATTATTAAAACGAATAAAAAAGTCATTTGACAAAAATTATATCTTCAACAAAGGGAAAATTGTCAATCCTTATTTAATGGACGAATCTTTACGATATGAAATAAATAGAAAGGAACCTGCAGTAAATACCATTCTTGATTTTTCAGATTCTAAAGATATTCTAAGAGCAACTGAAAAATGTAATGGTTCTGGAGATTGTAGAAAATTACCGAATGCAGGAGGAACAATGTGTCCAAGTTATAGAGCTACCAAAAATGAAAAAGATACCACTCGTGCTAGAGCAAATGCCCTACGTGAATTTTTAACTAATTCGGACAAACCAAATAAGTTTAACAATAAAGAACTTAAAGAAGTATTTGATTTATGCCTAAGTTGTAAAGCTTGTGCAAGCGAATGCCCTAGTAATGTAGATATTGCAACTTTAAAAGCAGAATTTCAATATCAATATAATAAAGATAATAAGCCAAGTTTTAGGGATCTTTTATTTGCCAACAACTCCAAATACAATGAATTAGGAAGTAGATTTCCTAGACTTACAAACTTAATTCTAGGACTAAACCTTACTAAAAGAATAATAGGATTTCCCACTCAAAGAAGCATTCCAAAATTAGGTAAATATACCCTTCAAAAATGGTATGCTAAAAATTATCAAAAGAACAATTCTACTAAAAAAGTATATTTATTCTGTGATGAATTTAGTAATTACAATGATGTCCAAATTGGAATTGATACAATTCACTTATTGTCAAAATTAGGTTACGAAGTGTTAATGGTTGACCATGAAGAAAGTGGTCGAAGTATGATTACCAAAGGTTTTTTAGATGAATTGAAAGTTGTTGCGGATAAAAACATTACAATTTTCAAAAATTTAATTTCTGAAGAAACACCACTCATAGGAATTTTACCAACTCCCATTTTAACATTTAAAGATGAATATCTTCGCATAGTAAATGACAAAGAATCGGCAAAAAATATTGCTAAAAACACCTTTACAATTGAAGAATTTATACAAAAAGAAATAAAAAAGGGCATCATAAAATCAACTGACTTTACATCTGAAAAAAGAAAAATTAAAATTCATGGTCATTGTCATCAAAAAGCATTGATTGGTATGACTCCTGCTTTTGACATGTTGAATTTACCTAAGAACTATGAAGTAACAATCATCAATTCTGGCTGTTGTGGCATGGCAGGTTCATTTGGATTTGAAAAAGAGCATTATGATATTAGTATGCAAATTGGTGAAGATACTTTATTTCCAAAAATTCGAAATACAGATAAAAGCACTACTATTGTTGCCTCAGGAACTAGTTGCCGTCATCAAATATTTGATGGAACTCAAAGAACTACTTTTCACCCTTCAACAGTATTATTGAATGCATTAAATTAATGTACCTTTCTGATTTTTTGTATATTAGCATTATCTCTCCACTATTTTATTAATTAAAACTAGTCATAATATGACACTAGTAAAATCTAATAGAATCGAGTCTATTGACTTGCTTCGGGGTGTGGTAATGGTAATAATGGCACTTGACCATGTAAGAGATTATTTTTATTATGAAGCCTTTTTTGGAGATCCAACTAATTTAGAAACTACTACTCCAATTGTTTTTTTCACACGATTCATCACACATTATTGTGCACCTATTTTTGTATTTCTTGCTGGTACTTCAGCATATTTATATGGAAGTAAAAAAACAAAAAAAGAACTCTCTAAGTTTTTATTTACCAGAGGGATTTGGCTTATTTTTTTAGAAATAGTAGTCAATAATTTAATTTGGAAATTTGATCTAACATATAGTAGAATCATTTTTCAAGTATTATGGGCAATTGGATTTAGCATGATAATTCTATCGTTATTAATATACTTAAACAAAAAAATTATTTTAGTTATTGGGTTTATTTTGATTGCTGGTCATAATCTCCTAGATGGCATTATACTGCAAGGTTCGAGTATTAAATCAATTATTTGGTATTTCTTGCATCAGCCTTTCACTCCTATTTCACTTGGAAGTAATAAATCTATTTTAGTTTTTTATCCTGCTTTACCATGGATTGGTGTTATGGCTCTTGGTTATTGTTTTGGGCATTTTTACAAACGAAACTTTGATGTAACAATAAGAAAAAAATGGTTACTTCGTTTAGGTCTTGGCGCTATAATAATGTTCTTTATAATCAGGGGAATAAATGTTTATGGTGATTTAGTTCCATGGTCAGTACAAGATACAACTACTAAAACAGTATTATCATTCTTTAAGGTAACAAAATATCCTCCTTCGTTGGCTTACCTTTTAATTACACTAGGCCCAGCACTTTTATTTTTATACGCATTTGAAAAAACTAAAAATAAACTAACCGATTTCTTTTTAGTTTTTGGTCGTGTACCTTTTTTCTATTACTTCTTACACGTATTTGTTATTCATGTTTTAGCCATAATTGGTCTTATAATATTTGGTGGAGATTGGAGAGATATGATAGTAACTCTTGAAGATTTTAGTACCAATACATTTGCAAATTATGGCTATCCGCTTTGGGTAGTATACCTAGTTTGGATTGGTGTTATAGTACTACTCTACCCTTTTTGTAAAAAATATATGATTTACAAAGTAAACAATAAAGATAAATGGTGGCTGAGTTATTTATAACAACCTAATCAAATAAACAAATATGATGAAAAAAGAAAAAGGTTTAAAAAGAAGTATTGGAGTTTTAGGGTTATCAGCCAATATAATTAACATAATTATTGGTGCAGGTATTTTTGCATTGCCTGCCATTGTTGCAGCAGGTCTTGGATCGGCAAGTATTTTCGCTTATTTGTTTTGTGGTGT contains:
- a CDS encoding FAD-binding and (Fe-S)-binding domain-containing protein, encoding MLINDLQALSNSLNGELHFDNLHKLIYATDASVYRKIPIAVAIPKNNVDLKSLINFAHKNNTTLIPRAAGTSLAGQCVGDGIIVDTSKYFNKIISFDKSNKSIIIQPGIIRDELNLFLKPHGLFFAPNTSTSNRCMIGGMVGNNSSGTTSIKYGVTRDKVTRLKAILSDGNEVEFGPITSSKFIEKTKGDSLESKIYKTIFDELSNEDHQIEIKKEFPKETIHRRNNGYAIDELLKSDLFGGTESTINLCKLLCGSEGTLAFTTEITLKLDELPPKESVMVAVHFETIQQSMEAVVVAMKHNLYLCELMDKTILDCTKNNREQLQNRFFIEGDPKAILMLELSSDSKEESNKLADNLIADLKTHNFGYAYPKLFGSDIDKAITLRKAGLGLLGNIIGDDKAVACIEDTAVEVSDLPNYIAEFSKMMEDFGQEAVYYAHAGAGEIHLRPILNLKKKEDVVLFREITAKTAKLVKKYGGSFSGEHGDGIVRAEFIPLMIGHHNYELLKRIKKSFDKNYIFNKGKIVNPYLMDESLRYEINRKEPAVNTILDFSDSKDILRATEKCNGSGDCRKLPNAGGTMCPSYRATKNEKDTTRARANALREFLTNSDKPNKFNNKELKEVFDLCLSCKACASECPSNVDIATLKAEFQYQYNKDNKPSFRDLLFANNSKYNELGSRFPRLTNLILGLNLTKRIIGFPTQRSIPKLGKYTLQKWYAKNYQKNNSTKKVYLFCDEFSNYNDVQIGIDTIHLLSKLGYEVLMVDHEESGRSMITKGFLDELKVVADKNITIFKNLISEETPLIGILPTPILTFKDEYLRIVNDKESAKNIAKNTFTIEEFIQKEIKKGIIKSTDFTSEKRKIKIHGHCHQKALIGMTPAFDMLNLPKNYEVTIINSGCCGMAGSFGFEKEHYDISMQIGEDTLFPKIRNTDKSTTIVASGTSCRHQIFDGTQRTTFHPSTVLLNALN
- a CDS encoding DUF1624 domain-containing protein; translated protein: MTLVKSNRIESIDLLRGVVMVIMALDHVRDYFYYEAFFGDPTNLETTTPIVFFTRFITHYCAPIFVFLAGTSAYLYGSKKTKKELSKFLFTRGIWLIFLEIVVNNLIWKFDLTYSRIIFQVLWAIGFSMIILSLLIYLNKKIILVIGFILIAGHNLLDGIILQGSSIKSIIWYFLHQPFTPISLGSNKSILVFYPALPWIGVMALGYCFGHFYKRNFDVTIRKKWLLRLGLGAIIMFFIIRGINVYGDLVPWSVQDTTTKTVLSFFKVTKYPPSLAYLLITLGPALLFLYAFEKTKNKLTDFFLVFGRVPFFYYFLHVFVIHVLAIIGLIIFGGDWRDMIVTLEDFSTNTFANYGYPLWVVYLVWIGVIVLLYPFCKKYMIYKVNNKDKWWLSYL